DNA sequence from the Tissierella sp. genome:
TCTTATAAAGGCAGTAGGTATTTCAAAGACTTTTATTTATCTAGGCATATTCATTCTATTAATTGCAGTTCCCTTATCTCTATTAATAAAAAGTCCACCAAAGGATCTTAATTTTGGAGACAAGAAAAAGGAAGTACATAAAAGCCCTAGTAAGGACCATGATTGGAAATATATGTTGATGGACACACACTTTTACAAATTATGGCTTATGTTAGGTTTCTCATCATCAGCAGGGCTTATGATAGTAGGTCATATATCTAACATAGCCAAGCTTCAAGTAGGATGGGAGGCAGGATTTATTTTAGTTATTATATTGGCCCTATTCAACAGCTTAGGAAGATTTTTAGGAGGATTCATATCAGATAAAATTCCAAGACTTGCTTTAATTCGCATAATATTTGTAGTCCAAGGAATTAATATGTTTTTGTTCACTATGTATTCCAATGTATATCTTCTTAGTATTGGAGTAGCTGTAACAGGCCTATGTTATGGTGGAGGATTTTCCATATTTCCAGCTATGGCCTCAGATGCCTATGGCAGCAAGAATTTTGGTATGAATTATGGCGTATTATTTACCGCATGGGGATTAGGTGGAGTAATAGGGCCTATGACGGCAGCTACTTTACTAGATTCATCAGGATCATATAAATACGCATATATAACAGCATCAGTTCTTTTAATCATAGCAATAGCTATAACATTTACCGTAAAAAATGGGACAGAGGGACAGGAGTAGTGTCCCAGATAAAAAATGCCAGAAGAATTATTCTTCTGGCATTTCTTAATATATATTAGTGACTACAACCTTGCCCCTTACATCCTTTTGCCAAATTATATAGAGTTTTAACAGGAACACCTGAAGCTCCCTTTGGTAAATATCCTCTTTCAGCAGAGTTAGATGATGTACCTGCAATATCTAAATGAACCCAAGGAACATTATTTACAAACTCTTCTAGGAAAAGTCCAGCAGTTATGGTGCCAGCCCCACCTACAGTGGAATTCCTTAAATCTCCCACAGTTCCCTTTATACTTTCCTTATATTCCTCATTTGTAGGCATTTGCCATACTGGTTCTCCTGCTAATTCTGCAGCGTCCTTCACAGCATCCATCAAGGCTTGATCATTTGTTACTGCTCCAGTATTTATACCTCCTAAGGCAACAACACATGCACCAGTAAGAGTAGCGATATCAACTATTTTGTCAGCTTTTTCTACTGTTGCTGCATACCATAATGCATCAGCTAGAGTTAACCTACCTTCCGCATCAGTGCTCCATACTTCAATAGTTTTTCCAGCCATTGAGCCTATTACATCTCCTGGTTTATATGCTTCACCTGAAATCAGGTTCTCACAAGCAGCTACAATTGCAACAACATTTCTTTTTACCTTTGTTTTGGCAATAGCTTTCATCACTCCTACAACAGAAGCAGATCCAGCCATATCACCATGCATAGATACCATACTACTTCCAGGTTTGATGGAATATCCACCTGAATCGTAAGTTAATCCTTTACCAACTAGAGCCAATTTTTCTTCTGACTCACTATCTCCATTCCATTTCATTACAATGAATTGAGGTTCATTAGCAGACCCTTTAGTAACAGCTAAAAATGCTGTCATACCTAATTCTTCAATTTTTTCACGACCAAAGATTTCTACTTCAACACCTAGACCTGATAGTTCGTCCTTAGCACGAGTAGCCAATTCTAAAGGAGTTAGAGTTATAGCTGGTTCATTAGCCAAATCTCTTGCTAAGAAAATACCTTCTACTATACTAGTAATCTCCTTGATACCATCTTCCACTTTTTCCTTTTTATCTTCTATGACATCTAAATAGAAGTCCTTAACAGTTGGCTTTACTTTCTTTTCTGATAGATATTTTTCAAATGAGTATTCTGATTGTAATAATCCCTCAGCTATGGCCATATTAGTTTTTCTATAGCAAAGATTTTCAAACTTCGCTACTGTAACTGTAGCTGATTCAATTTTCAACTTCATCAATTCTTTTCCTAGCTTGTAAAAGGCTTTTCTAAGGGATTCAAGATTTAGTTTATCTTCTTCCCCAAGTCCTAATAAAATAACATTATTACCTCTAAAAGAAACATCAGAATAGATTTCACCACAAGAAGCTTTGAAAAGTTCCTTCTCAATTACATAGCTATATAATTCAGGTGATTTTTCCAAAGTTTCCGTGCCTTTAAATACTGGCAGAATTTCAACTTTTCCGCCTTTACCGATTAAAATATTCAATATTAACACCCCTTATATTTATTTAGATACTCTAATTATATCAAAAGATATAGTAAAACAAAAGTTATATTTAAGCTGAAGTAAAGGGGACAGTCCCATTTGCTTCATAGTGGGACACAACTCCTGTCCCTCTGTCCCACATTTTTCTATTGCATAAATCATCTAAATATAGTATTATACTTTTATATGGGCGGTTAACTCAGCTGGTAGAGTGTCATCTTGACGTGGTGAAAGTCGTAGGTTCGAGTCCTATACCGCCCACCACAAAATTCGAATAATAATCTAGATACCCGCATAAATATTTAGGAAATAGCATTGTTTGCTGAATTGGAGGTGTAGCATGAAAAATTCAAAATTAACAAAAATAGTAATATACTTACTTATATTTTCATTTGCTTTATCAGTTATCATACCTATAATAACATTATCCATGAATTAATAATATTGCCAGAGTTAATCTCTAGGCAATATTTTTTTAAAATTCTAAGGCATATTATGGTATAATACTTTCAAAGCCTGAACTAAGGAGGACAATATGAAAAAAGCCTTATTATTTATAATTATGATATTGATGATTAGTAGTTTTTCTGTCTTTGCAGAGGAAGAATATATGGAATCAACTATGGAAAATGCCATAGTCCTCGAAGCTGGAGAAGCACAAGCCTCAGAAGAATATGGAGGAAATATTCAATACCAAGATGTAAAACTAAAGATCACTAGTGGAAAATATAAAGATGAAGTTTTAGAAATAGAAAATCATATCCCAGATAATGACGCCTATAGTATTTATGTGAAAAAGGGCGATAAAGTAGTAGTAATGGTTGATGAATATGAGGGTTATCATGAAGTATATATCGCTGATTTCGCAAGAACTAATTATATTATTTATTTGGCCATATTATTTATATTGATAATTCTTGTTGTTGGAAAGATGAAAGGCTTCAAAGCCATTATCTCTCTAACTATAACTATAGCTTCAGTATTCTATATCTTATTACCTCAAATCTTAAAAGGTGCAAATCCAATACCTATATCAATTGCTATATCCATAGGTGTTACAATCATCACCATATTTTTAGTATCAGGGATTAACAACAAGAGTATAGCAGCTATAATAGGTACTTCCATGGGAGTTATAATAGCAGGATTGATTTCCTACTATGTAGGTGTGAAAATACACTTAACAGGATTAAGTGCCGAGGAAGCTACAATGTTAATGTATATCCCACAAGAGGTAAGCTTTAATTTTAAGAATTTACTTTTTTCAGGTATAATTATTGGGTCTTTAGGGGCAATAATGGATGTAGGAATGTCAATAGCTTCTGCAATTGATGAAGTCCATTCTGTTAATAACAATTTAACTACAAAGGAATTATTTAATTCAGGGATGAATGTAGGTAAAGATGTAATGGGAACTATGACTAATACTTTGATTCTAGCATATACAGGATCATCTATACCTCTTTTATTATTATTTATGGCATATGAAACTAGCCTAACAGAAATAATGAACTTAGACATAATTGCAACAGAAGTAATACGATCATTATCAGGTAGCATTGGATTGGTACTTACTATTCCAATTACAGCTCTTGTAACATCTATATTAATAAAAAAACAAAAACCAATGGAGGAAGAGAAGAATGAGTAAGGAAGTATTGCTATCACTAGGGCTTACAACTATAGTAGGTCTTTCCATGGGATTAGGTAGTTTAGTATCTTTTTTCGTGAAAGAAACAAATAAAAGATTCTTATCACTTTCCCTAAGCTTTTCAGCAGGGATAATGATATATGTATCATTTATGGCTATTTTGCCAGAAGGAATGGAATTAATAGAATCATATTATGGAGAGCATAATAATATTATAGCTTTATGTGGTTTTTTTGGAGGCATGTTGATTACTGCAATTGTAGAGAAACTAGTACATAAATTTGGAGGACATTATCATGGACATGACCATGACCACCACGATCACCATCACCATGATAATGAGGAAGGTGAGCATTTATCAAAACTAGGACTTATGTCGGCAGTTGCCATAGCTATACATAATTTGCCTGAGGGATTAGCTATATTCACTGCCGGACTAAAGGATATAACTGTGGCCATTCCCATAGCTGCAGCAGTAATACTACACAATATACCCCTAAGTATAGCCATATCAGTGCCAATTTTTTATTCCACAGGTAGCAAAAAGAAAGCATTTATATATTCATCCCTTGTAGGGCTTTGTCAGCCCTTAGGAGCAATATTAGGATATTTAATTTTATCAAGATTCTTTAATGACTTAGTATTTGGAATTTTATTTTCTATAGTTGCAGGAATTATGATATTCGTATCTCTAGATGAATTATTGCCATCTTCACAAAAACACGAAGACCATCATATTTCAGTATATGGAGCAATTGCAGGTATGGCTGTTATGGCATTGTCCATGACTGTATTTCATATTCATTAAATGTAGAATTAATAAAAAAGTTATTAAGCTCTTATTAAAAAGAGTTTAATAACTTTTTAATATATTCAGTGATTTACATACCTTTACATATAGACCTAGGCTTATTGTAGCTGATATAAGTACATCCAATATATTATTTATCAAAGAATCTTTTAATATATTTGATATTGCACCATGGATTAAAAGTAGACAGGTTGTCATAATTATTTCTGATATACTCATTTTAAAAGTCATACTTTTAAAATGAGACTTTTCTTCAATTTGTAATTTCCTATTTAAATCAATAAGGCCATATATTAGAGCTAATGTAATAGAGATACTACTACTTAATGCAATACCACCTGGCCCCATAAACTTAGATAAAAATAAGTTCAAAATTCCATTTAAAATCAAAGTACGAAAACCAATGGAAATAGGTGTTTTTGTATCTTGAATCGAATAATATGCTCGAATAATTAATGGATATAGGGCCATGGCTGTTAAGCCAATTGCATAATTTGTCAATGCCCTTGAAGTCAGTAGGGATGCTTGTATATTAAAGGCACCTCTTTGAAATAATATTTTAACTAAGGGCTCTGCCATAATAATTAATATAATAGAAACAGGTAATACAATAATTAATACCATATGAAAGCAGTGCCTAATTTCACTTTTAAAATGTTCTTCATCATGTTTGTGATAATCTTCAGATAGTACTGGAAATATAACTGTGACTATGGCTGCAATAAATACACCTAAAAACAAATCAATAATATTGTTGGCAAAGCTTAATCCAGCAATACTTCCTTCAGATAGAGTTGATGCTACTGCATTATCAATAGAAAGATTTAATTCATTGAGACCAACACCTGCAAGTATAGGAATCAAATAATATTCTAATTTTCTAATATACCTATCCTTTAAATCAAATCTAAAGAAATACTTAAATTCATTTGTCCTAAGACCCTTTGAAAAAATAAATATTTGAACAATATTTGCCACAATATCTGTTATCATGAGTCCTTTTAATCCATAGAATCTTGAAAAAAACAATAGATAAATTATATGCATAATTGGACTTGCAACTCTCCCCTTAGGACCGCCCTTAAAAGAATGTACTGATTGTAGAAATCCAGAGAATATTGCATTTATCAATGATATTGGTATAACAGGTAATCCTATTCTAAATAATAAAATGGTCTTATCTAATTCCTTTCCAGTAAATCCAGGACCAAATACTTTTACAATAACGGGAGCTCCTATAAATCCTATAGCAATTAAAATAAAGGAGAAAACTCCTGTTATATTTATTAAATTATTTGTAAATCGTATCTTTCTATTAATACCATGTCTTTCTTGAATTTCTTGCAATAAAGGTATAATTCCAATAATCATTCCATCACTTATGAGACTTGAAATAAGCATAATAGTACTAAATGCCAATAAATATGAGTCCATCTTATAATTAATTCCTATTTTTGAAGCCATAAGTGTTTCTTTTGCAAAAGATAAGATTTTAGCAATTATCCCCAGATATATAATATAAAAAGTTGCTTTCTTCATTGATTTTTGACTTTTCATTTATGTAGAATGCGCCTCTTTTCGACAAATTTACAGCAGTTAATTATATCATAATTGCTATATATGAGACAATGAATTTCATTTGTATGATCATATATTATAAAATCTCCATAAAAGCAGCAATTCTAGTCTTGATTTGTCCAATATTAGATTTTGAGTAATCTGTTTCTATGGCCATATAAGGTATATCTAAATCGGTCATTAAGTTTTTTACTGCCCGTTGTTCAACACTATAAGGATGACAGGTCTGCAGTAATACTTCAATAACACCATCGACTTTAAACTCATCTACTAGTTTTGGCAATAATTCCATCCTACTAATATTAGGTGACATAATTGCACAGCCAATATTTAAATATCTAGTTGCTATAGCTTTTACAATATCATCACAATTTTCATCAACATTACTTCTAATAGGCTTTACACCATCGCAATTATCAAAGCAAACAACTACATCACCACTATTTTCAATAGTATTAACTATCTTATCTAACACTCCACCTATAGGACAGCCAGTAATAAGAATTCTTTTAGCCTTTTTATCTACTGGTCTTGAACCTTCTTCATATTCTTTTTTAATATTGACTATAATTTCCTCAAGCTGTTTGTATTCTTCTTCTAAATTAAAATTAAATTTATATCCTTGGAGTATTTTATATGCATCAAATCCTGTAATTGCAGGTGGTTCTAGTTTGCTAAGTTCAAATAGTTCACCATATAAGCTTCTATATTTATTTCTAAAAGATGTGGCTTCTCTTAATTTTTCTTCAGTGATCTCTACATCAAATTTTTCTTCTAGGGTTTTTATTAACAATCTAACTTCTTTTTCCCACATAAGTGGTGAATAACTTCTATCAGTTCCTTGTGGCACTTGCATAATGTGCATATCCTTAAACTCACTTAATAGCTCATACATCTTTTTCTTCCCATCACATGTTGTTTCTCCAATAATTATATCTGATAAATATGTATAACCACTATGGTCTGAAATTGCAGCTCCGTAGCTTGATTTAATTAAAGGACATACATTTGTAGGAAGATCTGATTCAGCATCAATTATTGTTTTATCAGTATTAGCACTTAGGTTCACGATATGAATACCTGCAGCATCGAGTATTTCAACAGGTGCAAAACTACAGTAAGTACCTGCTATCTTGCCTCCATTTTTTTTGATTTCTTTA
Encoded proteins:
- a CDS encoding leucyl aminopeptidase, which gives rise to MNILIGKGGKVEILPVFKGTETLEKSPELYSYVIEKELFKASCGEIYSDVSFRGNNVILLGLGEEDKLNLESLRKAFYKLGKELMKLKIESATVTVAKFENLCYRKTNMAIAEGLLQSEYSFEKYLSEKKVKPTVKDFYLDVIEDKKEKVEDGIKEITSIVEGIFLARDLANEPAITLTPLELATRAKDELSGLGVEVEIFGREKIEELGMTAFLAVTKGSANEPQFIVMKWNGDSESEEKLALVGKGLTYDSGGYSIKPGSSMVSMHGDMAGSASVVGVMKAIAKTKVKRNVVAIVAACENLISGEAYKPGDVIGSMAGKTIEVWSTDAEGRLTLADALWYAATVEKADKIVDIATLTGACVVALGGINTGAVTNDQALMDAVKDAAELAGEPVWQMPTNEEYKESIKGTVGDLRNSTVGGAGTITAGLFLEEFVNNVPWVHLDIAGTSSNSAERGYLPKGASGVPVKTLYNLAKGCKGQGCSH
- the murJ gene encoding murein biosynthesis integral membrane protein MurJ, whose translation is MKSQKSMKKATFYIIYLGIIAKILSFAKETLMASKIGINYKMDSYLLAFSTIMLISSLISDGMIIGIIPLLQEIQERHGINRKIRFTNNLINITGVFSFILIAIGFIGAPVIVKVFGPGFTGKELDKTILLFRIGLPVIPISLINAIFSGFLQSVHSFKGGPKGRVASPIMHIIYLLFFSRFYGLKGLMITDIVANIVQIFIFSKGLRTNEFKYFFRFDLKDRYIRKLEYYLIPILAGVGLNELNLSIDNAVASTLSEGSIAGLSFANNIIDLFLGVFIAAIVTVIFPVLSEDYHKHDEEHFKSEIRHCFHMVLIIVLPVSIILIIMAEPLVKILFQRGAFNIQASLLTSRALTNYAIGLTAMALYPLIIRAYYSIQDTKTPISIGFRTLILNGILNLFLSKFMGPGGIALSSSISITLALIYGLIDLNRKLQIEEKSHFKSMTFKMSISEIIMTTCLLLIHGAISNILKDSLINNILDVLISATISLGLYVKVCKSLNILKSY
- a CDS encoding OFA family MFS transporter, which gives rise to MTNNWGKKAYAVLWAATGINFISAILYVWSVISKALVNQLNWTSKEASLPYTTLTICFVIAMVIFGKIVDSKGPTLPSLIGSILIGLGLIFSGFTTNPTIMILTMGVLVGVGSGIINVATTSTGVKWFPPEKKGMVTGIVVAGVGLSSAFYSPLSNYLIKAVGISKTFIYLGIFILLIAVPLSLLIKSPPKDLNFGDKKKEVHKSPSKDHDWKYMLMDTHFYKLWLMLGFSSSAGLMIVGHISNIAKLQVGWEAGFILVIILALFNSLGRFLGGFISDKIPRLALIRIIFVVQGINMFLFTMYSNVYLLSIGVAVTGLCYGGGFSIFPAMASDAYGSKNFGMNYGVLFTAWGLGGVIGPMTAATLLDSSGSYKYAYITASVLLIIAIAITFTVKNGTEGQE
- the zupT gene encoding zinc transporter ZupT — protein: MSKEVLLSLGLTTIVGLSMGLGSLVSFFVKETNKRFLSLSLSFSAGIMIYVSFMAILPEGMELIESYYGEHNNIIALCGFFGGMLITAIVEKLVHKFGGHYHGHDHDHHDHHHHDNEEGEHLSKLGLMSAVAIAIHNLPEGLAIFTAGLKDITVAIPIAAAVILHNIPLSIAISVPIFYSTGSKKKAFIYSSLVGLCQPLGAILGYLILSRFFNDLVFGILFSIVAGIMIFVSLDELLPSSQKHEDHHISVYGAIAGMAVMALSMTVFHIH
- a CDS encoding double-cubane-cluster-containing anaerobic reductase is translated as MENFDLIKNGTLKAKEIKKNGGKIAGTYCSFAPVEILDAAGIHIVNLSANTDKTIIDAESDLPTNVCPLIKSSYGAAISDHSGYTYLSDIIIGETTCDGKKKMYELLSEFKDMHIMQVPQGTDRSYSPLMWEKEVRLLIKTLEEKFDVEITEEKLREATSFRNKYRSLYGELFELSKLEPPAITGFDAYKILQGYKFNFNLEEEYKQLEEIIVNIKKEYEEGSRPVDKKAKRILITGCPIGGVLDKIVNTIENSGDVVVCFDNCDGVKPIRSNVDENCDDIVKAIATRYLNIGCAIMSPNISRMELLPKLVDEFKVDGVIEVLLQTCHPYSVEQRAVKNLMTDLDIPYMAIETDYSKSNIGQIKTRIAAFMEIL
- a CDS encoding YibE/F family protein; protein product: MKKALLFIIMILMISSFSVFAEEEYMESTMENAIVLEAGEAQASEEYGGNIQYQDVKLKITSGKYKDEVLEIENHIPDNDAYSIYVKKGDKVVVMVDEYEGYHEVYIADFARTNYIIYLAILFILIILVVGKMKGFKAIISLTITIASVFYILLPQILKGANPIPISIAISIGVTIITIFLVSGINNKSIAAIIGTSMGVIIAGLISYYVGVKIHLTGLSAEEATMLMYIPQEVSFNFKNLLFSGIIIGSLGAIMDVGMSIASAIDEVHSVNNNLTTKELFNSGMNVGKDVMGTMTNTLILAYTGSSIPLLLLFMAYETSLTEIMNLDIIATEVIRSLSGSIGLVLTIPITALVTSILIKKQKPMEEEKNE